A single region of the Nitrosomonas sp. Is79A3 genome encodes:
- the glgA gene encoding glycogen synthase GlgA — protein MLSSQELRVLFITSEVFPLCKTGGLGDVSAALPAALRSLQNDVRLLLPGYPKVLAGVKYKSKVADFNTLPQFPPATLFSARLSLSKSENIPVFVIDCPGLYQREGGPYMDTLGRDWPDNALRFGLLSKIGAILSSDASPLAWRPHIAHCNDWQSGLTPAYLHYHSGKKAATLMTIHNLAFQGIFPPGSVVQLGLPAESFDINGIEYYANMSFLKAGLYYADHITTVSPNYAEEIQTEPLGFGLQGLLATRRRHLTGIINGIDTREWDPATDPHLVQNYTSKKLSDKAANKSALQQQMGLAVDADIPLFGVVSRLNHQKGTDLLIQIASQLVKIPAQLVVLGSDHAELEHQLSTLTQAYPDAIAVRIGFNEALSHLVEAGADCFLMPSRFEPCGLNQMYSQHYGTPPIVHATGGLLDTVVDYTPAKLADGSASGFLFYPMTADNLLSTIKRASLAYHNKKVWQRLQKNGMAKDFSWHASAAAYREIYLSLLP, from the coding sequence ATGCTGTCATCCCAAGAACTCCGCGTTCTGTTTATTACTTCTGAGGTTTTTCCTTTGTGCAAAACCGGCGGCCTGGGCGATGTCAGCGCCGCACTGCCGGCGGCGCTACGGTCGCTGCAAAACGATGTAAGGCTTTTGCTACCGGGCTACCCGAAAGTTTTGGCCGGTGTTAAATACAAATCCAAAGTGGCCGACTTCAATACTTTGCCACAATTTCCGCCCGCCACATTGTTCTCAGCGCGGTTATCGCTGAGCAAATCTGAAAACATTCCGGTTTTTGTGATTGACTGCCCGGGGTTATATCAGCGCGAAGGCGGCCCTTATATGGATACGCTGGGGCGCGACTGGCCGGATAATGCATTACGTTTTGGTTTGTTGTCGAAAATTGGCGCGATTCTGTCCAGTGACGCCAGTCCGCTTGCCTGGCGCCCGCATATCGCGCATTGCAATGATTGGCAAAGCGGCCTCACCCCCGCTTATCTGCATTATCATTCCGGGAAAAAAGCGGCCACGCTGATGACGATCCACAACCTCGCATTTCAAGGTATCTTTCCACCCGGCAGTGTCGTCCAACTGGGATTGCCTGCGGAGAGTTTTGACATCAATGGTATTGAATATTATGCCAACATGTCATTTCTCAAAGCAGGACTTTATTATGCCGACCATATCACTACAGTCAGTCCCAATTATGCCGAGGAAATTCAAACCGAACCATTGGGTTTTGGTCTGCAAGGATTACTAGCAACACGCCGCCGCCATCTCACCGGCATTATCAATGGCATCGATACACGGGAATGGGATCCTGCGACAGATCCCCATTTGGTGCAAAACTACACCAGCAAGAAATTATCCGACAAAGCCGCGAATAAAAGCGCTTTACAACAGCAGATGGGGTTAGCAGTTGATGCCGATATCCCATTATTCGGTGTAGTCAGCCGTTTGAATCACCAGAAAGGCACCGATCTGCTGATACAGATCGCATCCCAACTGGTAAAAATACCCGCCCAACTGGTTGTACTCGGCAGCGATCATGCTGAGCTGGAACACCAATTATCCACATTGACTCAAGCTTACCCCGATGCAATAGCTGTCCGTATCGGTTTTAATGAAGCCTTATCGCATTTGGTTGAAGCAGGCGCAGATTGTTTCCTGATGCCATCCCGATTTGAACCGTGCGGTTTGAATCAAATGTATAGCCAGCATTACGGCACGCCGCCAATAGTCCACGCCACTGGCGGTCTGTTAGACACGGTGGTGGATTACACACCGGCAAAGCTTGCCGACGGAAGTGCCAGCGGCTTTTTATTTTACCCAATGACCGCCGACAATCTGCTGAGCACGATAAAACGTGCATCTCTCGCTTATCACAATAAAAAAGTCTGGCAGCGCTTGCAGAAAAACGGCATGGCAAAAGATTTCAGTTGGCACGCCAGCGCAGCGGCTTACCGGGAAATCTATTTGTCGTTGTTACCCTGA
- a CDS encoding dihydrolipoyl dehydrogenase: MNEILDVIIVGAGSAGLAALREVRKYTQRFVIINDGPWGTVCARVGCMPSKALIEAANAFHRRGTFEEFGIRGGDQLMLDIPAVLRRVRRLRDDFVASTVKTTEELGERAISGHVHLLAPDRLEVNGEELRAHKIIIATGSRPIVPAPWNALGDRLLTTDTLFEQETLPARMAVLGMGPIGAEMAQALSRLGIQVVAFGGSQAIAGLTDPQVIAVTTDLLGSEFSLHLGEKAELSRVGEGVQVRAGKTDVMVDCVLAALGRRPNIDNLGLETLGVPLDEHGMPPVNPGTMQVANLPVFMAGDANDQAPLLHEAADEGYIAGLNATRPNSICFTRRTPLAIVFADPNIAVVGSRFQALDPAKILVGEVHFDRQGRARAGQRNKGIQRLYADALSGQLLGAEMCAPAGEHMAHLLALAIDRSLTVQQLLRLPFYHPVLEEGLRTALRALAVQLPAVNQSDLSMCGAFNTEALD, encoded by the coding sequence ATGAATGAGATATTGGATGTGATTATCGTCGGAGCGGGTAGCGCAGGCCTGGCCGCATTGCGGGAGGTAAGAAAATACACGCAACGCTTTGTGATTATCAATGATGGACCCTGGGGGACTGTCTGTGCGCGGGTGGGCTGTATGCCATCCAAAGCATTGATCGAAGCGGCGAATGCCTTTCATCGTCGCGGTACCTTTGAAGAATTCGGTATTCGCGGCGGGGATCAGCTCATGCTTGATATTCCTGCTGTGCTGCGGCGTGTGCGGCGATTGCGTGATGATTTTGTTGCCAGCACAGTAAAAACGACAGAAGAACTGGGCGAACGTGCCATTTCCGGACATGTGCATCTGCTTGCGCCGGATAGATTGGAAGTCAATGGTGAGGAATTGCGTGCGCACAAAATTATTATTGCCACCGGATCGCGTCCGATTGTACCTGCGCCCTGGAATGCATTGGGGGATCGGCTGCTTACGACGGATACTTTGTTTGAGCAAGAGACTCTGCCCGCACGCATGGCAGTACTAGGAATGGGGCCTATCGGTGCCGAGATGGCACAGGCGCTTTCACGGCTTGGTATTCAGGTGGTGGCATTTGGCGGTAGCCAAGCGATCGCCGGATTAACAGACCCGCAGGTGATTGCAGTGACGACAGATCTGTTAGGAAGCGAATTTTCTTTGCATCTGGGTGAAAAAGCCGAGTTGAGCAGGGTGGGCGAGGGCGTACAAGTACGTGCCGGAAAGACAGATGTGATGGTCGATTGTGTGCTTGCTGCGTTGGGGCGTCGCCCGAATATCGACAATCTGGGTCTCGAGACATTGGGCGTTCCGCTCGATGAACACGGCATGCCGCCTGTGAATCCAGGTACCATGCAAGTGGCCAATCTGCCGGTATTCATGGCGGGTGACGCGAATGACCAAGCGCCGCTGCTGCATGAAGCTGCCGATGAAGGATACATCGCTGGGCTTAATGCCACGCGCCCTAATTCAATTTGTTTTACACGCCGGACACCACTGGCCATCGTTTTTGCTGACCCAAACATCGCAGTTGTAGGCAGTCGCTTTCAGGCACTTGACCCTGCAAAGATTCTGGTTGGAGAAGTACATTTTGACCGCCAGGGGCGCGCGCGTGCCGGCCAGCGGAACAAGGGTATTCAGCGTCTTTATGCCGATGCGCTAAGCGGCCAGTTATTGGGTGCGGAAATGTGCGCACCTGCCGGCGAACATATGGCACATCTGCTGGCGCTGGCTATCGATCGCTCGCTCACAGTGCAGCAGTTGCTGCGCCTGCCGTTTTATCATCCGGTTCTGGAAGAAGGCTTGCGTACGGCACTGCGTGCTTTGGCAGTGCAGCTTCCTGCCGTCAACCAATCCGATCTGTCCATGTGCGGCGCTTTTAATACGGAAGCTCTTGATTGA
- a CDS encoding low affinity iron permease family protein codes for MRSAVWYSQFAKAAAHFCGRPRVFTLAVAVIVVWIITGPMFGFSDTWQLVINTGTTIVTFLMVFLIQNTQNRDTEAIQVKLDELIRATQGAHNALLDLEELEEENLDAFKAKYQALAAGARTDLNMGNQDTGTPEP; via the coding sequence ATGCGCAGCGCTGTTTGGTACTCCCAGTTTGCAAAGGCGGCAGCCCATTTCTGCGGCCGTCCGCGTGTGTTCACTTTGGCTGTCGCTGTTATTGTTGTCTGGATCATCACAGGCCCAATGTTTGGTTTCAGTGACACCTGGCAGTTGGTCATCAACACGGGGACAACGATCGTTACGTTCTTGATGGTATTCTTGATTCAAAATACACAAAATCGCGATACGGAAGCGATTCAGGTAAAGCTGGATGAGTTGATCCGTGCAACTCAAGGTGCGCACAATGCCTTGCTAGATTTGGAGGAACTTGAAGAAGAAAATCTCGATGCTTTCAAAGCAAAATACCAGGCACTTGCCGCTGGAGCACGTACTGATTTGAATATGGGAAATCAAGATACAGGAACACCGGAACCATAG
- a CDS encoding Crp/Fnr family transcriptional regulator, which translates to MPTVEKAPSKIQNLLLAALPGKVFDKIEPSLKLVDLKLDEVLWEMDEKRKHVYFPTSAMICLLYETEDGDSIEVGMTGRQGLVGVVTFIGDARMAKRAVVMNPGQAYVMKAKDVEKYFEDIPDFQEVCMLYTQTLLAQISQNVICNRLHPIDQQLCRLLLIISDNLQSTTIHLTHDRISNILGVRRESVSEAAAQLQDKGLIKYARGKIELLDRKGLLAAACECYEVVKDQYERILGKYISQHDS; encoded by the coding sequence ATGCCCACGGTCGAAAAAGCCCCCTCAAAAATACAGAACCTGCTTCTGGCAGCCTTGCCGGGAAAGGTATTCGACAAGATTGAGCCTTCGCTAAAACTGGTCGACCTTAAACTGGATGAAGTCCTGTGGGAAATGGACGAAAAGCGCAAGCATGTCTATTTTCCTACTAGCGCCATGATCTGCTTACTCTACGAAACAGAAGATGGAGATTCGATTGAGGTTGGAATGACCGGTAGGCAGGGGTTGGTCGGTGTCGTAACTTTTATCGGGGATGCCCGGATGGCTAAAAGGGCCGTAGTCATGAACCCCGGCCAGGCCTATGTGATGAAAGCCAAAGATGTTGAGAAATATTTTGAAGACATACCGGATTTCCAGGAAGTCTGCATGCTTTATACACAGACGCTGCTTGCCCAAATCTCTCAGAATGTGATCTGTAATCGCCTGCATCCTATTGATCAGCAGCTATGCCGGCTTCTGCTAATCATTAGCGACAATCTGCAATCAACAACCATTCATCTGACGCACGACCGCATCTCCAACATACTGGGTGTGCGCCGTGAAAGCGTTTCCGAAGCGGCCGCACAGCTTCAGGACAAAGGACTCATCAAATATGCGCGCGGCAAAATTGAATTGCTTGATCGAAAGGGTCTGCTGGCTGCCGCGTGTGAGTGTTACGAGGTTGTTAAGGATCAATACGAAAGGATACTGGGAAAATATATCTCCCAGCACGACTCGTAA
- a CDS encoding peroxiredoxin, whose protein sequence is MIEQWQVPSATFKTRVRDESIGGDNPFRWQDVTTDDIFKNKRIVLFALPGAYTPTCTTAHLPGYEKHYDDFKTLGIDEVVCLSVNDAFVMYQWRKHLGVEKIFMLPDGNAEFTRKMGMLVDKSNLGFGMRSWRYSMVVQDKQIEKMFVESGFADNCPTDPFEISGADSILKYLKSR, encoded by the coding sequence ATGATAGAGCAATGGCAAGTCCCCAGTGCAACTTTTAAAACGCGCGTGCGCGATGAATCGATAGGTGGCGATAATCCATTTCGCTGGCAGGATGTTACAACGGACGATATTTTTAAGAATAAGCGAATTGTATTATTCGCGTTACCCGGCGCATACACGCCGACGTGTACTACTGCACACTTGCCTGGTTACGAAAAGCACTATGATGATTTCAAAACATTGGGAATTGATGAGGTGGTTTGCTTGTCGGTGAACGATGCATTTGTTATGTATCAATGGCGTAAGCATCTCGGGGTCGAGAAAATATTTATGCTGCCCGATGGCAATGCCGAGTTCACTCGCAAGATGGGAATGCTTGTAGATAAATCGAACTTAGGATTCGGCATGCGTTCCTGGCGGTATTCCATGGTTGTTCAGGATAAGCAGATCGAGAAAATGTTCGTTGAGTCAGGTTTTGCAGACAATTGCCCTACGGATCCATTTGAAATTTCAGGCGCTGATTCTATACTGAAGTACCTGAAGTCTCGCTAA
- a CDS encoding ferritin-like domain-containing protein has product MNEKFDKPAVLNCLSKILELELAGVVRYTHYAFMIYGYNRIPIVSWLQEQADESLAHARAAGEMITYLGAHPSLAIGPLLETHQHDIGDILRESLEHERAALAVYKELLSLVDDKFVMLEEYARRMIAAEEMHQGDVDKMLRRPGAVETFSETKAV; this is encoded by the coding sequence ATGAACGAGAAATTTGACAAACCAGCGGTGCTGAACTGCCTCAGCAAGATCCTTGAACTTGAGCTGGCTGGTGTGGTGCGCTACACTCACTATGCTTTCATGATCTATGGCTACAATCGTATTCCAATTGTCTCCTGGTTGCAGGAACAGGCGGACGAATCCTTGGCCCATGCGCGAGCGGCAGGCGAGATGATCACCTACCTGGGGGCGCATCCGTCCTTGGCCATCGGCCCTTTGCTCGAAACCCATCAGCATGACATTGGCGACATACTGCGTGAGTCTCTGGAACATGAGCGCGCGGCGCTGGCGGTTTACAAAGAATTGTTGTCTCTGGTGGATGATAAGTTCGTAATGCTTGAAGAGTATGCGCGCCGGATGATCGCTGCGGAAGAAATGCACCAGGGTGATGTGGATAAAATGTTGCGTCGGCCGGGCGCTGTGGAAACTTTTTCAGAGACGAAGGCGGTTTAG
- a CDS encoding BolA/IbaG family iron-sulfur metabolism protein produces MKVKNSIETKLQSLRPEFLEVVNESDKHNVPEGSESHFKVTIVSDAFHGKMLLTRHRMVNEILADELAQSVHALVLHTWTMEEWFEKHGTRNDSPPCLGGSKSQ; encoded by the coding sequence ATGAAAGTTAAAAATTCGATTGAAACCAAACTGCAATCATTACGTCCAGAGTTTCTGGAAGTGGTGAATGAAAGTGATAAGCACAATGTACCGGAAGGATCCGAATCCCATTTCAAGGTGACGATCGTCTCCGATGCGTTTCATGGAAAAATGCTGTTAACGCGTCATCGTATGGTTAATGAAATCCTGGCTGATGAGTTGGCGCAGTCTGTTCATGCGCTTGTTCTGCATACATGGACAATGGAAGAATGGTTTGAAAAGCATGGAACACGAAATGATTCGCCGCCATGTCTGGGGGGTTCCAAATCCCAATAA
- a CDS encoding CsbD family protein gives MQRIKMEFTQLAVVIALTFCTVGVYAQKSQGPAQMNKDQVDGRVGEAEGKAKEATGVILDDKNMQTEGNVQKNVGKAQKGYGDMKQDIEQGK, from the coding sequence ATGCAACGCATTAAAATGGAATTTACTCAGCTAGCGGTCGTCATCGCATTGACCTTCTGCACAGTTGGTGTTTATGCGCAAAAAAGCCAAGGGCCAGCCCAAATGAATAAAGATCAAGTAGACGGCCGGGTCGGTGAAGCGGAAGGTAAGGCCAAGGAAGCCACCGGAGTGATACTGGATGACAAAAATATGCAGACAGAAGGCAATGTGCAAAAAAATGTCGGCAAAGCCCAGAAGGGTTATGGTGATATGAAACAAGATATTGAGCAAGGCAAATAA
- a CDS encoding ISAs1 family transposase yields MIEKPIASIIHHFSSIEDPRVDRQKKHQLQDIFFIALCAVICGADNWVAIEEFGKAKIDWFTKLLGLQHGIPAHDTFGDVFAAIDNEQFGECFSNWVSDLASLTEGEVIAIDGKCLRRSIDKASRKAAIHMVSAWAQHNSLVLGQVKVDNKSNEITAIPKLLSRLNIAGSVITVDAMGCQKRIAQQIIQQGGDYVLSLKGNQGNLHEDVATYFTSQLSPEAAMVTVDGDHGRIETRTICVTDEIAWLKERHAWAGLQSIIAVTATRESENRITGETRYFISSLSANNPAKLEHAVRAHWAIENNLHWVLDIAFDEDSNRTRKGHSAANLATIRHIALNLINKEKISKVGVKIKRLKAGWNNDYLLRIIGVI; encoded by the coding sequence ATGATAGAGAAACCGATAGCGTCAATTATCCATCACTTTTCAAGCATTGAAGACCCGAGAGTAGACAGGCAAAAGAAACACCAGTTACAGGATATATTTTTTATCGCCTTATGCGCTGTTATCTGTGGGGCGGACAATTGGGTGGCTATTGAAGAATTTGGCAAAGCCAAGATAGACTGGTTCACTAAATTGCTTGGTTTGCAGCATGGGATACCCGCGCATGATACCTTTGGAGATGTTTTTGCAGCGATAGACAATGAACAGTTTGGCGAGTGTTTTTCCAACTGGGTGTCTGACTTAGCCAGTCTGACTGAAGGAGAAGTCATTGCAATTGATGGTAAATGCTTAAGGCGTAGCATTGATAAGGCTTCAAGAAAGGCAGCTATCCATATGGTCAGTGCATGGGCGCAGCACAATAGCCTGGTCTTGGGTCAGGTTAAAGTGGACAATAAATCCAATGAAATTACGGCCATTCCCAAGCTGTTATCGCGACTGAATATTGCAGGAAGTGTGATTACAGTTGATGCCATGGGTTGCCAGAAAAGAATTGCTCAGCAGATTATTCAACAAGGTGGCGATTATGTCTTGAGCCTGAAGGGCAACCAGGGTAACTTACATGAAGATGTTGCCACGTATTTTACCTCGCAGTTATCGCCTGAAGCCGCCATGGTGACTGTTGATGGGGATCATGGACGCATTGAAACACGTACTATCTGTGTGACAGATGAGATCGCATGGTTAAAAGAACGTCATGCTTGGGCAGGACTACAAAGTATCATTGCGGTTACAGCAACAAGAGAATCAGAAAATAGAATCACCGGGGAAACGCGTTATTTCATCAGTAGTCTGAGCGCCAATAATCCGGCTAAACTGGAACATGCTGTTCGCGCTCATTGGGCTATCGAGAACAATTTACATTGGGTGCTTGATATTGCTTTTGATGAAGATAGCAACCGGACACGCAAAGGCCATAGTGCAGCCAATCTTGCCACTATCAGACATATTGCTTTAAACCTGATAAATAAAGAAAAAATATCAAAAGTCGGTGTAAAAATAAAACGATTAAAGGCCGGTTGGAATAATGATTATTTGCTCCGCATTATTGGAGTAATTTAA
- a CDS encoding DUF3494 domain-containing protein has protein sequence MNDHQKYLPVWVPALTVLAGFFSVPSLGLAAPLLGSELASFAVLGASTVTNTGSTTLNGQLGVYPGLSITGQTGITINGEPALTTGAGFVHAGDAVAELAHNQLTAAWTNLGLMGPGTLLSADLVNLTLSPGVYTVPAGVSNLTGTLTLDGGGNANAAWVFQMESTLITSPNSVVNVINTGLDAGVYWNVGSSATLDTNTLFEGNILALASITLNTGVTIGCGSVLADTGAVTMDTDTIGGGCGDSTGGIHHSFSGGLTLPTGAIGETPTFLPYSPVPEPSSVLLLITGLAGLTIWRRRQS, from the coding sequence ATGAATGATCATCAAAAATACTTGCCCGTATGGGTTCCAGCACTTACCGTTCTTGCTGGTTTTTTTTCAGTTCCCTCTTTAGGATTGGCTGCGCCGCTTCTGGGTTCGGAATTGGCAAGCTTTGCGGTTCTGGGTGCCTCGACGGTGACCAATACCGGGTCGACTACCCTTAATGGACAGTTAGGTGTCTACCCAGGCCTTTCTATCACTGGCCAAACTGGCATCACCATCAATGGGGAGCCTGCGCTTACTACGGGAGCGGGGTTCGTGCACGCAGGCGATGCAGTCGCAGAATTGGCTCATAATCAACTCACTGCTGCGTGGACTAATCTGGGACTCATGGGACCTGGTACCCTATTGAGTGCAGATCTCGTTAACCTCACGCTTTCTCCGGGTGTCTATACTGTTCCCGCCGGGGTGAGTAATTTGACAGGAACGCTCACGCTCGACGGTGGCGGCAATGCTAACGCGGCTTGGGTATTCCAAATGGAGAGCACGCTGATCACTTCACCCAACTCGGTCGTAAACGTGATTAATACTGGCTTAGACGCTGGGGTATATTGGAATGTTGGCAGCTCCGCCACACTTGACACAAACACATTGTTCGAAGGCAATATTCTTGCACTAGCGAGCATCACGCTGAATACTGGTGTAACCATTGGTTGCGGTAGCGTCTTGGCGGATACTGGCGCTGTGACTATGGACACGGACACCATCGGTGGTGGTTGCGGAGATAGTACGGGTGGGATACATCACAGTTTCAGCGGTGGCCTTACGCTTCCAACAGGTGCAATCGGTGAGACACCCACTTTCCTTCCCTACAGTCCCGTTCCTGAGCCGAGTTCTGTGCTTCTTCTCATTACCGGCCTTGCTGGGTTGACGATTTGGAGGCGCCGTCAAAGCTAA
- a CDS encoding VOC family protein, whose protein sequence is MPNPLIQPYLMFGGRCEEALEFYRTALGAQIEMLMRFQESPDPTPPGMLPPGFENKVMHASFRIGDNVLMASDGCEEGQQFKGFSLSIAVATEAEADRYFSALSDGGQVQMPLAKTFWSSRFGMLTDRFGISWMINVVANECTG, encoded by the coding sequence ATGCCAAACCCATTGATTCAACCCTATTTAATGTTCGGCGGCCGCTGCGAAGAGGCGCTCGAATTTTACCGCACCGCGCTCGGCGCGCAGATTGAAATGCTGATGCGCTTCCAGGAAAGCCCGGATCCCACGCCACCCGGCATGCTGCCGCCGGGGTTTGAAAATAAAGTGATGCACGCCAGCTTTCGCATCGGCGACAACGTACTGATGGCCTCCGATGGCTGCGAAGAAGGCCAACAATTCAAAGGCTTCTCGCTATCGATTGCGGTTGCCACCGAAGCCGAAGCGGATCGCTATTTTTCCGCACTGTCCGATGGCGGCCAGGTACAAATGCCGCTAGCCAAAACATTCTGGTCATCGCGCTTCGGCATGCTCACCGACCGTTTTGGCATCAGTTGGATGATCAATGTCGTAGCCAATGAATGCACCGGATGA
- a CDS encoding IS110 family transposase — protein MDNTPQIYVSVDIGCRQHSVAIGLSNGDVLDEFAIFHRPEGFKQFFERIEHHRQRHGGAVAVAMEGYNGYARPLDSLVKVRGYELYNINNLKLARFKEIFPAAAKNDRIDACKGLELFQLRDHLPLAKDVLQEIMPTPRENDMLKRLSRRRRALVDEKSRLQSRLQGDLHAVCPGLLDITKDADNLWFLRFITSVDELTKLSRLRVSTLLKIPGVGRKYADSIVAWQSHASFSHEVEWVGEMIIEDARRILALKNDIKALELRCKMLMQESQAAQLIDSIPGFAVICASELAGEIGTIDRFASERSLALYLGMANLDNSSGKFRGSKAPQHVNKRAKTAMMAAVDKHRKCVPESQRYYEKKRIEGKSHNQAIRALGRQLCRIIFRMLKQNRAYEIRKKIDENT, from the coding sequence ATGGATAATACCCCACAAATTTATGTCAGTGTTGATATAGGTTGTCGTCAGCACAGTGTAGCAATAGGCCTGTCCAATGGCGATGTGCTGGATGAGTTTGCCATTTTCCACCGCCCGGAAGGTTTTAAACAATTCTTTGAACGTATTGAACATCATCGACAACGCCATGGTGGTGCGGTAGCGGTAGCAATGGAAGGCTACAATGGCTATGCCCGCCCTTTGGACAGTCTGGTGAAAGTACGCGGTTATGAACTCTACAACATCAACAATCTGAAGCTGGCTCGCTTTAAGGAAATTTTTCCGGCTGCGGCCAAGAATGACCGCATTGATGCTTGCAAAGGCCTGGAGCTATTCCAACTGCGGGATCACCTGCCATTGGCTAAAGACGTTCTTCAGGAAATCATGCCGACACCACGGGAAAACGATATGCTCAAACGGCTGAGTCGCCGTCGTCGTGCTTTGGTGGATGAAAAGAGCCGCCTGCAAAGTCGTCTTCAGGGCGATCTTCACGCAGTGTGCCCCGGCCTGCTGGACATCACAAAAGATGCAGATAATCTTTGGTTCTTACGCTTTATCACCAGCGTTGATGAATTGACCAAGCTGTCGCGTTTACGCGTATCTACCTTGCTAAAGATTCCTGGTGTGGGCCGCAAGTACGCCGATAGTATTGTCGCATGGCAATCGCATGCGTCATTTAGTCATGAAGTGGAATGGGTCGGCGAGATGATCATTGAAGATGCCCGGCGTATCCTGGCGCTCAAAAACGACATCAAAGCATTGGAATTACGTTGCAAGATGTTAATGCAAGAATCCCAAGCTGCGCAGTTAATTGACAGTATTCCAGGGTTCGCTGTGATCTGTGCTTCAGAGTTGGCGGGCGAGATTGGCACCATTGATCGATTTGCTAGCGAACGCAGTCTGGCGCTCTATTTGGGAATGGCCAACCTTGATAACAGCTCAGGGAAGTTTCGAGGTTCAAAAGCACCGCAACATGTCAACAAACGCGCCAAAACCGCGATGATGGCCGCTGTAGACAAGCATCGAAAATGCGTACCTGAATCACAGCGTTACTATGAGAAAAAACGGATTGAGGGGAAATCACATAATCAGGCAATTCGGGCGCTTGGCCGACAGCTTTGC